In Hydractinia symbiolongicarpus strain clone_291-10 chromosome 13, HSymV2.1, whole genome shotgun sequence, a single genomic region encodes these proteins:
- the LOC130624179 gene encoding uncharacterized protein LOC130624179, with amino-acid sequence MENPTFRFPVARFYTFSAFFLLADFISAIALWVIKIPSSDTTASITEFSISTSVFELVCISFARCVILIVAYALLENMTVQAGQNGVNNKGKQMFLKMLSFIILLSSFVYITYKDIVVLKKYESNKNIMQHNGYYALCISSFVFSILDILWYIRYLIYLRKLQNRYAVLNDKESGSNDGTKEKKNVNVKRLMSLAKPEFWKLFIGTIGLIGSTGSQMIAPLFFGKVIQAAAVGTMDDLNREILTLFIIYMIGGFASFFRAWLYTLAGQSLVARLRRNLFDHMISQEVAFFDLNRTGELMNRLSSDCQVVQNALSVNISMLVRYVLQILGSVIIMLITSPRLGGVLLAVVPLVAIGAQKYGAYVRDQQKIFQDELAKSASSAEETIGSLRTVRSFSQEPKSSSEYGEAVEESFKAGAKLSLAGGFFNMGMGIMTQGAIVLVLWYGGKLVHDRDMNVGELTAFILYALNVAMAFAFLSSLYGDFMKAVGASVRIFELLDRVPALTPGTVQLSDAKVNISFDDVYFHYPSRPDTSVLKAFSFTMKPGETIALVGPSGGGKSTVINLLERFYDPIDGVVTVGDHSLKDIDTSWFRKRMGIVSQEPILFATTIAKNIAYGRDATQAEIEEAARQANAHDFISTFEEGYETSVGERGIKLSGGQKQRVAIARALLMDPDILLLDEATSALDAESEHLVQEAIDRAMVGRTVLVIAHRLSTVRDASRVIVINKGTIAEQGTHDELIAFDGVYKKLVLRQLEKGSVKDDLDDDDDAIDPSKNPEYERQISNNKI; translated from the exons ATGGAAAATCCCACATTTCGATTTCCTGTGGCACGTTTCTACACATTTTCAGCATTTTTTCTGTTGGCAGATTTCATATCTGCAATTGCATTATGGGTTATAAAAATTCCATCAAGTGATACAACAGCTAGTATTACGGAGTTCTCAATTTCAACGTCTGTTTTCGAGTTGGTGTGTATCAGTTTTGCACGATGTGTCATCTTGATTGTGGCATATGCGTTACTGGAGAATATGACTGTTCAAGCTGGACAAAATGGGGTCAACAACAAAGGCAAGCAGATGTTCTTGAAAATGCTATCATTTATTATTTTGCTTAGTAGCTTTGTATACATTACATACAAAGACatagtagttttaaaaaaatacgaaagtaataaaaatataatgcaaCATAATGGATATTATGCATTGTGCATTTCATCATTTGTATTTTCTATATTGGACATTTTATGGTACATCAGATATTTAATTTACCTTCGTAAACTGCAAAATCGATATGCAGTTCTAAATGACAAAGAGTCTGGCTCTAATGATGGcacaaaagagaagaaaaatgttaatgttAAAAGGTTGATGTCATTAGCAAAACCA GAATTTTGGAAGTTGTTCATCGGAACTATTGGGTTGATTGGCTCAACAGGCTCACAAATGATTGCCCCTTTGTTTTTTGGAAAGGTGATTCAAGCTGCTGCTGTAGGGACTATGG ATGATTTAAACAGGGAGATTTTGACCTTGTTTATAATATACATGATTGGAGGATTTGCATCTTTTTTTCGTGCTTGGTTGTACACGCTGGCTGGCCAAAGTTTAGTTGCTAGGCTACGAAGGAAT ttatTTGACCACATGATAAGCCAGGAAGTTgctttctttgatttaaatag AACTGGGGAGTTAATGAATCGTTTGTCATCGGACTGCCAGGTTGTACAGAATGCATTATCT GTCAATATATCCATGTTGGTGAGATATGTTTTACAAATCCTGGGATCCGTTATTATTATGTTGATTACAAGCCCACGACTAGGTGGTGTTTTATTGGCTGTGGTTCCTCTCGTTGCCATTGGTGCACAAAAATACG GTGCATATGTTCGTgaccaacaaaaaatatttcaagatGAACTTGCAAAATCTGCCTCATCAGCAGAAGAAACAATTGGCTCCCTACGAACAGTACGTTCGTTTTCACAAGAACCTAAAAGCTCTAGTGAATATGGAGAAGCTGTTGAGGAGAGCTTTAAAGCTGGGGCTAAACTGTCTCTGGCAGGTG gtttttttaataTGGGCATGGGAATCATGACGCAG GGTGCTATTGTCCTTGTTTTATGGTATGGAGGAAAGTTAGTGCATGACAGAGATATGAACGTTGGTGAACTCACAG cTTTCATTCTGTATGCACTTAATGTTGCAATGGCTTTTGCATTCTTATCTTCTTTATATGGTGACTTTATGAAG GCTGTGGGTGCGTCAGTCCGAATCTTTGAGTTGCTTGATCGAGTTCCTGCACTAACACCTGGAACTGTTCAATTATCAGATGCTAAAG TCAACATATCCTTTGATGACGTTTACTTTCATTACCCTTCAAGACCTGATACCTCCGTTTTAaag GCTTTCTCGTTTACGATGAAACCAGGTGAAACCATAGCGTTGGTTGGACCTTCAGGTGGAGGGAAAAGTACAGTGATAAATCTTTTGGAAAGATTTTATGATCCTATCGATGGTGTTGTTACAGTAG GTGACCATTCACTGAAAGATATTGATACCAGTTGGTTTCGAAAGAGAATGGGGATAGTCAGTCAAGAGCCCATCCTATTTGCTACGACCATCGCGAAAAATATAGCATATGGAAGAGATGCAACGCAGGCTGAA ATCGAAGAAGCTGCGAGACAAGCGAATGCTCATGATTTTATTTCAACGTTTGAA gAAGGCTATGAAACATCAGTGGGGGAAAGAGGTATCAAATTGTCCGGTGGTCAAAAGCAAAGAGTTGCCATTGCTCGAGCTCTCCTGATGGATCCTGATATATTACTTTTAGACGAG gcTACCAGTGCTTTGGACGCAGAAAGTGAACACTTAGTACAAGAGGCCATTGATAGAGCTATGGTTGGTCGTACCGTGCTAGTTATAGCACACCGTTTGTCCACCGTCAGAGACGCATCAAGG GTGATTGTGATAAATAAAGGAACGATCGCCGAGCAAGGTACACATGACGAGCTCATAGCGTTTGATGGCGTTTATAAGAAGTTAGTTTTGCGACAGTTAGAAAAAGGTTCAGTGAAAGACGATTTAGATGATGATGACGACGCAATTGATCCTTCTAAAAATCCTGAATATGAGAGACAGATATCAAATAATAAAATCTAA